DNA sequence from the Bradyrhizobium sp. CIAT3101 genome:
GCAGCGCGTTGAGCACGGCCCGCGGCGTCGAAGCGCTGCCGACGAGGAAATTGAAGCCGGGAATGGCGCGCTGGAGCGCGACGTCGGCCGCCGCGGCGACGACGGAGGTGGCGCCATTGTAGCCGAACGAGCCGGTATCAGGCTTGAGCCCGAGATCGCGGCTCATGATGTAGGACTGCACGCCGTACTGTAGGTCGTCCGTCAGTGTCACCTCGGCTATCGTTGCATCGATCGCGACCTGGAGCTGCGGCTGGTCGACTTCCTTGATGGTCTGTTCGATAGTGCGGTACTGCTCCTGGCTTGCATAGATCAGCAGCGTGTTGTTGACGCTGTCTGCGGTGATGCGGACGCCATCGAGCACGCCGGCCCCGCCAGGGCCGGAGCGTCCGCCGCTCTGGCCGGATGCGGAGTTGTCGAACAGGCCACCGCCGCCCTGGACGCCGCCGGCGCTCGATCCATAGCCGCCCTGATTGCCGGAGGAGGCGTCGGCCGATGCATTGCTGCTGCCGCCGCTGCGTCCGCTCGATCCGAAGCCTCCGGAGCCGGATTGGCCGGTCGGCGAGGCCGACAGGCGATTGAGTGCCGAGCCGCCGCTCGAACTCGCCGACATGCCGGAGCCCGGCGCGACCTGGCCGGATGGACTATCGAGCGGTGACGAGGAGGAGCCTGAAGAGCCGCTGCCGCCGAACACGTCGTTCAGCACCCGCGCGATCTGCTTGGCATCGCCGAATTTCACCCGATAGACGTGGACTGCCGATCGTCCGGTATTGGTGGTGTCGAGACGGTGAATCCAGGTCTCGACGCGGCTCAGCAATTCCGGCTTCCGCGTCACCGCGAGCACCGCATTCATGCGGGCGATCGACTGGAACTTGATGACGCCCTGGGTCATGCCGCCTTCGCCGGAATCCACGATCTTGTCGAGTTCGGCGATGATCGGTCCCGGATTGCTGTTCTGCACCGGGAAGATGCCGACGGACTGTCCCTTCAGGAAGTCCGCGTCGAAGGAGAGCACGAGATCGACCGCGTTACGTCGCTCGCTTCCAGTGCCCTGAACCAGGATGAGATTGCGGCTGGTGTCGGCGCGGATCATGCCCTGCTTGGTGGCAAAGCTGTCGACCAGCTTGATGACCGTCTGCGCGGAGACATATTGTAGCGGCACGACCGTGATGCCGTAGCCGGGGACCATGCGGTCGGCCGCATCCGCCGAGCCGACCCCGACCGCGTCGGACTGGGGCATCAACCGGTAACCGGTGTCGTCGCGCACCAGCGCAACACCGACCAGGCGTAGCGCGTTTTCGAGCGCGAACACGACATCCGTCTTGGGGATCGGCCGGCCCGATGACAGGCTGATATTGCCCTGGACGCGCGGGTCGATGACGTAGCCGACGCCCAGGATGTCGCCGAGCACGATCTTGGCGACCGAGGCGATCGGCGAATTGTCGAAATTCAACTCGAACTTGTCCGTGCTCGCCGTGGCGGCCTGCGCCGATGTCGCGATCGGCGTATCGTCGCCGGGATCGGCTGCATAGATCGCAGTCTTGGCCTTGGGGCCAGTGCTGAGCTGCCGCTGCGGCAACTGGTTCGGATAACGCGGCATCAGGTCGACTGAGCGGACCTTGTCGAAGACGTCGGGGTCCTTGTTGTTATTGTAGTCGGCCTCGATGTTACTCACAGTGTTGCACGACCCGAGTAGCACGGACATCAGTGCGCATTGAAGGACGAAGCCGATCCGGAATGCTGTTCGGCCCACAATCAACCCCACTCACGCGCTGCCCGTTGCCGCCGCGAGGCGGGGCGGGCCGAATGGGCGACTGCTTAACGCTGTCCTGTGACAGTCATGTGTTATCAATGTTGCCGATGATGCTACGAATGTGATCAAAATGTTATGTGATCGCGTGGCGGAGAAAATCGCGCTGGAATATCAACGTCCTTGAGTGTCGTCCCGATGGACCGAGCCGGAGGCGCCGGCACGGGCAATCGCACCGTCACATTTCCATTCGGACAAGTAAGGTAAACGGCGCGCTCGCCGCTTTGAGCGGCTGTCAGAGTTTTGCCGGTAGACGTTCATGGCTTCCCCGAATGCGCACGAGTTTGCAGCTCGTTTCAGCCAGAAAACCGGCCTGAAGGCGGATGCGGACAAGCTCGGCAGGTTGAACGGATCCGGTCCCGCCGAGGGCGGCCTGCGCAAGCTCTGGGAAATGAGCGAATTGTCGGCCAGCGAGTTTGCCGACGAGGTCGCGCTGTTCTTCGAGCTGCCGCGGGTCACGCTGCAGGAGATGATGGCGGCGGAATCCCGGGTGCAGCAGTTCTCGCGGCGGTTTCTGCGCGAGATGGCGGTGTTTCCGTGTCAGCCGGCCGGGGGATCGCCGGTGCTTGTGCTGGCCGACCCGACCGATCGCGCGTCGATCCAGGCGGCGGGTATCGTACTTGGGACGGCGCCTATTATTAAAGTGGCCTCGTTCGAGGATATCGGCACCGTGCTCGATCAGCGTCTTGGTGAGGAGGACGCTGCAGCCACCGACAACGCCGTAAATGCCACGGTGCAGGACGACGACATCGACAATTTGCGCGACCTCGCCAGCGGCGCGCCGGTCGTCCGGGCCGTCAACGACTTGTTCGAGACGGCGGTGGAGCTGCGGGCCAGCGACATTCACATCGAGCCGGGTCGCTCGTCTCTGACCATACGTATGCGCGTCGATGGTCTGCTGCGCAATGTGGCAACGCCGAGCGGCGTGCCGCCGGCGGCGGTGATCTCCCGCATCAAGATCCTGGCGGGGCTCAACATTGCCGAGCGCCGTTTGCCGCAGGACGGTGGAGCGCGCGTACGTGCGGCGCGATCGGAGATCGACGTGCGCGTCGCGATCATGCCGACGCAGCATGGCGAGTCCGCCGTCATCCGTTTGCTGCCGCGGGATCGCGCGCTGCTGTCGATCGACAAGCTGGGCTTTCTGGCGAGCGATCAGGGCAAATTGCGCCGGATGCTGGCCCTGCCGCACGGCATGATCATCGTCACCGGACCGACCGGCAGCGGCAAGACCACGACGCTCGCGACCGTGCTGTCGCTGCTCAACGAGCCGACACGGAAGATCCTGACCATCGAGGATCCCGTCGAATACGAAATCCCCGGCATTTCGCAATCTCAGGCCAAGCCGTCGATCGGCCTGACCTTTGCGACCGCGCTGCGCTCCTTCGTGCGTCAGGACCCTGATGTGATCATGGTCGGCGAGGTCCGTGATTCCGAGACGGCGCATGTCGCCATCCACGCCGCGCTCACCGGCCATCTCGTGCTGACCACGCTGCACACCGAGACGGCGGCTGCCGCTGTGCCGCGTCTCCTCGATCTCGGCGTCGAGGCATTCCTGCTGCGCTCGACCTTGCGCGCGGTGATCGCGCAGCGTTTGGTGCGTCAGCTCTGCGACCGCTGCAAGACCAGCCGGCCGCTGACCCATGCCGACGTCGAAGCCGACCCGCGCTACACGGCGGTGGGTCTGTCCGTCGGTAACGTCATCTTCGAACCGGCCGGCTGCGAGCGTTGCGGCGGCGTCGGCTATCGCGGCCGTATTGGCGTGTTCGAGGTGCTGGAGATGAACGAAGAGGTCCGCGCGCTGGTCGAGGAGCAGTCCGACTGGGAATCTATCGACAAGGTCGCCATCCGCAACGGCATGACGACGATGATCGAGGACGGCCTTGCAAAATGCCTGTCGGGCATGACCTCGGCGGCGGAGATCCTTCGCGTGACCACCGTGCGGTGACGAGATGCCGAACTTCCGCTATCGCGCCCTGACACAGAAGGGCGAAGTCGTTTCCGGCTCGATCACCGCGGCCGATCTCTCCGAGGTCGCCCAGCGCATCGAATATCTCGGCCTGGTCGCGATCGATGCGGGCCCCGAGGAGGAAGCCAAGGGCTGGTCGCTGTCGCTGGCCTCGCTGACACTGTCGAAGCCGGGCCCAGCCGACGTCACCATCTTCACCCGCGATCTTGCGCTGCTACTGAAGGCCGGGGCACGGCTCAACGACGCGCTCGAGCTGCTCGCCAACGATATGGATGTGGGCCGGCTGCGGCCCGTGATCAACGAGATCAAGAACGCGATCCTGTCGGGCGAAAGCTTTGCCGAGGCACTCGGGCGCGAGCCGACGCTGTTTCCGCCGATGTATGTCGCCCTCGTCAGGGTCGGGGAGATGTCCGGCGGGCTCGATCACATCCTGGAGACGATCGGCATCGAGCGCACGCGGGCCGAGGCTTTGCGGCGCAAGGTCACCGGCGCCCTGCAATATCCCGCCTTCGTGCTGCTCGCGGCCGGCGGCGTCTTGATCTTCTTCGTCACGTTCGTGCTGCCGCAATTCTCCGCCGTGCTGCGTGACTTCAATGCGAAGACGGACCCGGTCATCGAGGTGTTCCTCACGCTGTCCGATATTCTGCGCGGCCATGGCCTCGAGGTTGGCGCCGTGGTCGGCATCGTTGTCATCGGCAGTTGGCTGGCCTGGCGCAGGCCCGGGGTCCGGGCCAGTGTCGTGACGCAACTCGCGCGGCTTCCGGTGATCTCCACGGTCGTGGAATTCCATCGCGCCGCTTTGTTCTCGCGCAATCTCGGCATCCTGCTCGGCAGCGGCGTGACGCTGACGGCGACGCTGCGCATCCTGATCGACATCATGACCGCCACCGGCGACGTGCCGGCCTGGGCGGCGATGGCGGATCGCGTCCGTCACGGTGGTCGGCTCGCCGAAGCGCTGGCCGCCTCGGCCGTGTTGCCGCCGGTCGCGGTGCGCATGCTGCGGCTCGGCGAAGAGACGGGCCAGCTGCCGACGCTGTCAGGCCGGGTCGCGGAATTCTACGAGGAGAAGCTTCAGCGGCAGCTCGATCGCGTCGTGGCCATCATCGGCCCCGCGGCGATCATCCTCATCAGTGTCGTCGTCGGCGGATTGATCGTCTCGGTCATGACGGCGCTGTTGTCGGTTACGCAAGTTGTCGGATGAACAGAGGAGGGCACGCATGATCCGTTTTTCGAGGGGGAGCCTGTTCGCTCCGCCGCGGCGTCGTCGGCGCCGTCGCGGGGAGGAGGGTTTTACGCTGGTCGAAATGCTGGTGGTCATCACCATCATCGGCATGATCATGGCCTTGGTCGGCCCGCGCGTGCTCAATTATCTCAGCGAGTCCCGCGTCAAGGCCGCAAAGATCCAGATCCAGAGTTTTGGCAGCGCGCTCGACCTGTTCTATCTAGATGCCGGCCGCTTCCCGACGAGCTCGGAAGGTCTGGCTGCGCTCGCGCGTCCGATCAGCGGCGTGAACTCCTGGAATGGTCCCTATGTGAAGGGCGGCAGCGTTCCCAACGATCCATGGGGCAATCCTTATGTCTACAAGCAGCCCGGTGAGAAGGATCCTTACGAAATCCGTTCGCTCGGTTCGGATGGCCAGGAAGGCGGAACGGGAACGGCGGGCGATATCACTTCAGTCGCGAAATAGCGGCGAGGCCGGCTTCACGCTGCTGGAGATGGTCTGTGTTCTCGCGATCATGGCGCTGCTCGTTGCCATCGCGCTGCCGCGCATGCCGATATCGACGTCGCGGCCGAAGCTGGAAGCCTACGCGATCCAGATCGCGACCTTGCTCAAGGCCGACCGCAATGCGGCGCTGGGACGCCGGCTCGCGGTCGGCGCCGTCGTCGATGCGCCGGGACGGACGATCAGGGCGGGCTCAAGCCCGAGCATCGTCAGGGTGCCTGACGATGTTGAGTTCGACGCGCTGCTGCCGCAGCGCTGCAACGGGCGCGACGTGCCGTCGACCATCACGT
Encoded proteins:
- the gspD gene encoding type II secretion system secretin GspD, with translation MSVLLGSCNTVSNIEADYNNNKDPDVFDKVRSVDLMPRYPNQLPQRQLSTGPKAKTAIYAADPGDDTPIATSAQAATASTDKFELNFDNSPIASVAKIVLGDILGVGYVIDPRVQGNISLSSGRPIPKTDVVFALENALRLVGVALVRDDTGYRLMPQSDAVGVGSADAADRMVPGYGITVVPLQYVSAQTVIKLVDSFATKQGMIRADTSRNLILVQGTGSERRNAVDLVLSFDADFLKGQSVGIFPVQNSNPGPIIAELDKIVDSGEGGMTQGVIKFQSIARMNAVLAVTRKPELLSRVETWIHRLDTTNTGRSAVHVYRVKFGDAKQIARVLNDVFGGSGSSGSSSSPLDSPSGQVAPGSGMSASSSGGSALNRLSASPTGQSGSGGFGSSGRSGGSSNASADASSGNQGGYGSSAGGVQGGGGLFDNSASGQSGGRSGPGGAGVLDGVRITADSVNNTLLIYASQEQYRTIEQTIKEVDQPQLQVAIDATIAEVTLTDDLQYGVQSYIMSRDLGLKPDTGSFGYNGATSVVAAAADVALQRAIPGFNFLVGSASTPRAVLNALHSITDVKVLSNPSVVVIDNQIATLQVGDEIPIQTGSATVLTGSNTIANTTDYRSTGIILRVVPRINANGNVRLDVEQEISNPVAASPSSSSSSTSTNSLTPTVSTRKVRSSVAVASGQTVLLAGLISDSQTKSRAGIPGLDQIPVLGEAVFGQTDKQIKRTELIIFIRPQIIRDGADAHFVAEELRTKLRGTINAIGPKQIAPTTYR
- a CDS encoding GspE/PulE family protein, with translation MSELSASEFADEVALFFELPRVTLQEMMAAESRVQQFSRRFLREMAVFPCQPAGGSPVLVLADPTDRASIQAAGIVLGTAPIIKVASFEDIGTVLDQRLGEEDAAATDNAVNATVQDDDIDNLRDLASGAPVVRAVNDLFETAVELRASDIHIEPGRSSLTIRMRVDGLLRNVATPSGVPPAAVISRIKILAGLNIAERRLPQDGGARVRAARSEIDVRVAIMPTQHGESAVIRLLPRDRALLSIDKLGFLASDQGKLRRMLALPHGMIIVTGPTGSGKTTTLATVLSLLNEPTRKILTIEDPVEYEIPGISQSQAKPSIGLTFATALRSFVRQDPDVIMVGEVRDSETAHVAIHAALTGHLVLTTLHTETAAAAVPRLLDLGVEAFLLRSTLRAVIAQRLVRQLCDRCKTSRPLTHADVEADPRYTAVGLSVGNVIFEPAGCERCGGVGYRGRIGVFEVLEMNEEVRALVEEQSDWESIDKVAIRNGMTTMIEDGLAKCLSGMTSAAEILRVTTVR
- a CDS encoding type II secretion system F family protein; the protein is MPNFRYRALTQKGEVVSGSITAADLSEVAQRIEYLGLVAIDAGPEEEAKGWSLSLASLTLSKPGPADVTIFTRDLALLLKAGARLNDALELLANDMDVGRLRPVINEIKNAILSGESFAEALGREPTLFPPMYVALVRVGEMSGGLDHILETIGIERTRAEALRRKVTGALQYPAFVLLAAGGVLIFFVTFVLPQFSAVLRDFNAKTDPVIEVFLTLSDILRGHGLEVGAVVGIVVIGSWLAWRRPGVRASVVTQLARLPVISTVVEFHRAALFSRNLGILLGSGVTLTATLRILIDIMTATGDVPAWAAMADRVRHGGRLAEALAASAVLPPVAVRMLRLGEETGQLPTLSGRVAEFYEEKLQRQLDRVVAIIGPAAIILISVVVGGLIVSVMTALLSVTQVVG
- the gspG gene encoding type II secretion system major pseudopilin GspG — translated: MIRFSRGSLFAPPRRRRRRRGEEGFTLVEMLVVITIIGMIMALVGPRVLNYLSESRVKAAKIQIQSFGSALDLFYLDAGRFPTSSEGLAALARPISGVNSWNGPYVKGGSVPNDPWGNPYVYKQPGEKDPYEIRSLGSDGQEGGTGTAGDITSVAK
- a CDS encoding prepilin-type N-terminal cleavage/methylation domain-containing protein, translating into MARKAERERRAISLQSRNSGEAGFTLLEMVCVLAIMALLVAIALPRMPISTSRPKLEAYAIQIATLLKADRNAALGRRLAVGAVVDAPGRTIRAGSSPSIVRVPDDVEFDALLPQRCNGRDVPSTITFLPSGMSCGGAIRLTRLGSGFDVRVNWLTGGVDIVAQDIVQASQ